A section of the Saccharopolyspora gregorii genome encodes:
- a CDS encoding type I polyketide synthase → MLMTSIAAVWGVRGQQQAAADGARLDALVHRLTADGVPARLLAWSAWESTSDGSAAHRRANGLPALDPDLAATALGRALGGPERSLVLADVRWETFAPAFSATRRSALFDDIPAAALGDTATEDGGSLREELAALGEPERAERLLALVRTAAADVLGHGGADAVEPDLPFRDLGFDSLTAVDLRGALGAATGLALPATLVFDHPTPDALAAHLLAELTGTRPGTEPVAAVAAPDDDPIAIVGMSCRYPGGVRSPEDLWRLLLDETDAIGPAPTGRGWDLTALGTKEGGFLHDVADFDPGFFGISPREAMVMDPQQRIVLEAAWEAWERAGIDPAQLRGTDAGVFVGGGSGDYRPPAGQVGHAQTAQSASLISGRLAYTFGLEGPAVTVDTACSSSLVALHQAVQALRTGECSVALAGGVTVMSTPVGFVEFGELGALSPDGRCRAFADTADGTGWSEGVGMLVVERLSDARRHGHQVLAVLRGSAVNSDGASNGLTAPNGLSQQRVIRKALAAAGLAPSDVDAVEAHGTGTSLGDPIEAQALLATYGQDRDAPLLLGSIKSNIGHTQAASGVAGVIKSVLAMRHGELPRTLHVDRPSTHVDWSSGAVELLTGRTGWPSTGRPRRAAVSSFGASGTNAHVVLEQAPDAGAPPEPVADPGPLPVVVSARTPEALRAQAELLLGTETDLADLACSLATTRAHFEHRAAVLATDRTELRAGLTALAGGGTAPNLLRGGGAKPGKLAFLFSGQGAQRAGMGRELAARFPVFAAALEEVCAHFDLELERPLREIMFADPGSADAVLLDETGFTQPALFAFEVALYRLLESWGVRPDFLTGHSIGELAAAHVAGVFSLPDAAKLVGARARLMQALPAGGAMISVQATEEEVVPLLTERVAIAAVNGPTALVLAGDEPDVRELAEGFAANGRKTKRLRVSHAFHSPLMDTMLEEFGRTAREVGYAVPAIPVVSNLTGGVATAEQLCDPGYWVDHVRHAVRFTDGVRTLADRGVGTWCEVGPDAVLSALVTGTLDGEGDVVPAQRAGWDEAQTAITALARLHTSGTTPRWTEFFAGSGARRADLPTYPFQHERFWPETTAPALENPAAAAASDTAFWSAVADADYDELAAELDVPGTALSAVLPALSGWRERQQEQSIVDSWRHRFGWKALTASTARPTGTWLLVLPAGGAEQVADVLGAFDDAVRVELDAPDRAAWTGLLREATGGRAIDGVVSLLATTDTGRAAPVGPARTATLLQALGDAGLDAPLWTVTRGAVATGRGEPVPHPAQAAAWGLGRVAALEHPDRWGGLIDLPAELDADTAGRFAAVLAGLDGEDQVAVRPGATLGRRLLPAPERPAQRWNPTGTVLVTGGTGALGAQVARHLAAAGAQHLVLLSRSGAAAPGAVELRAELAELGTSATVEACDVADRDALAAVLDGIPAAHPLTGVVHAAGVLDDGVLDGLTPDRFDAVLRTKVTGALLLDELTREHEPTAFVLFSSASAAVGNAGQAGYAAANAVLDALAEQRHAAGLPATSIAWGAWAGAGMAAGQDAADGAQRGGVDAMRPDLALRALDELATGPEPAPLVAAVGERFARAFTATRPSPLLRELPGHAEHAAPAPADRGSLRAELAELPAGRRRDVLLDLVREHSADILGHPGPDSVGPDRAFRELGFDSLAAVELRNRLGAASGLRLGATMVFDHPTPADLAEHLLAELGIGGDPAADDADEARIRRLLATAPLSALRAAGVLEALDGLDGPDGEHADGTETGSDESIDAMALDDLVQAALDGAVETD, encoded by the coding sequence GTGCTCATGACGTCGATCGCCGCGGTGTGGGGCGTGCGCGGGCAGCAGCAGGCCGCCGCGGACGGCGCCCGGCTCGACGCGCTGGTGCACCGCCTGACCGCCGACGGCGTTCCCGCCCGGCTGCTCGCCTGGAGCGCCTGGGAGTCCACTTCGGACGGGTCGGCGGCGCACCGCCGGGCCAACGGGCTCCCCGCGCTGGACCCGGACCTGGCCGCCACCGCGCTCGGCCGCGCCCTGGGCGGACCGGAGCGCTCGCTCGTGCTCGCCGACGTGCGGTGGGAGACCTTCGCGCCCGCGTTCAGCGCGACGCGGCGCAGCGCGCTGTTCGACGACATCCCCGCGGCCGCGCTCGGCGACACCGCGACCGAGGACGGCGGCTCGCTGCGCGAGGAACTCGCCGCGCTCGGCGAACCGGAGCGCGCCGAGCGGCTGCTCGCCCTGGTGCGCACCGCCGCCGCGGACGTCCTCGGGCACGGCGGCGCCGACGCCGTCGAACCGGACCTGCCGTTCCGGGACCTCGGCTTCGACTCGCTCACCGCCGTGGACCTGCGCGGCGCCCTCGGCGCGGCCACCGGCCTCGCCCTGCCCGCGACGCTGGTGTTCGACCACCCGACGCCGGACGCGCTCGCCGCGCACCTGCTCGCCGAGCTCACCGGCACCCGTCCCGGCACCGAGCCCGTCGCGGCCGTCGCGGCACCGGACGACGACCCGATCGCCATCGTCGGCATGAGCTGCCGCTACCCGGGCGGCGTCCGCTCGCCCGAGGACCTGTGGCGGCTGCTGCTCGACGAGACCGACGCCATCGGTCCCGCGCCCACCGGCCGCGGCTGGGACCTGACCGCGCTGGGCACCAAGGAAGGCGGATTCCTCCACGACGTCGCCGACTTCGACCCCGGCTTCTTCGGCATCTCGCCGCGCGAAGCGATGGTGATGGACCCGCAGCAGCGCATCGTGCTGGAAGCCGCGTGGGAGGCGTGGGAACGCGCCGGGATCGACCCGGCGCAGCTGCGCGGCACCGACGCCGGCGTGTTCGTCGGCGGCGGCTCCGGCGACTACCGGCCACCGGCGGGGCAGGTCGGGCACGCCCAGACCGCGCAGTCCGCCAGCCTCATCTCCGGGCGGCTCGCCTACACCTTCGGGCTGGAAGGCCCCGCCGTCACCGTGGACACCGCCTGCTCGTCCTCGCTGGTCGCCCTGCACCAGGCGGTGCAGGCGCTGCGCACCGGGGAGTGCTCGGTCGCGCTCGCCGGCGGCGTGACGGTGATGTCCACCCCGGTCGGCTTCGTCGAGTTCGGCGAGTTGGGCGCGTTGTCCCCGGACGGGCGCTGCCGCGCCTTCGCCGACACCGCCGACGGCACCGGCTGGTCCGAAGGCGTCGGGATGCTCGTCGTGGAACGGCTCTCCGACGCGCGGCGGCACGGGCACCAGGTGCTGGCGGTGCTGCGCGGGTCCGCGGTCAACTCGGACGGGGCCTCGAACGGGCTCACCGCGCCGAACGGGCTGTCCCAGCAGCGGGTGATCCGCAAGGCGCTCGCCGCCGCCGGCCTCGCACCGTCCGATGTGGACGCCGTCGAGGCGCACGGCACCGGTACCTCGCTCGGCGATCCGATCGAGGCGCAGGCGCTGCTGGCCACCTACGGCCAGGACCGGGACGCCCCGCTGCTGCTCGGCTCGATCAAGTCGAACATCGGGCACACCCAGGCCGCTTCCGGCGTCGCGGGCGTCATCAAGTCGGTGCTGGCGATGCGGCACGGCGAACTGCCGAGGACGCTGCACGTGGACCGGCCCTCCACGCACGTCGACTGGTCCTCGGGAGCGGTGGAACTGCTCACCGGACGCACCGGGTGGCCGAGCACCGGTCGCCCGCGCCGCGCCGCCGTGTCCTCCTTCGGTGCCAGCGGCACCAACGCGCACGTGGTCCTCGAACAGGCCCCGGACGCCGGGGCGCCGCCGGAACCGGTCGCGGACCCCGGCCCGCTGCCCGTCGTCGTCTCCGCGCGCACCCCGGAAGCCCTGCGGGCGCAGGCGGAACTGCTGCTGGGCACCGAGACCGACCTGGCCGACCTGGCGTGCTCGCTGGCCACCACCCGCGCGCACTTCGAACACCGGGCCGCCGTGCTCGCCACCGACCGCACCGAGTTGCGCGCCGGGCTCACCGCGCTCGCCGGCGGTGGCACCGCGCCGAACCTGCTGCGCGGCGGCGGCGCCAAACCCGGCAAGCTCGCGTTCCTGTTCTCCGGTCAGGGCGCGCAGCGCGCCGGGATGGGCCGCGAGCTGGCCGCCCGGTTCCCGGTGTTCGCGGCCGCGCTGGAGGAGGTGTGCGCGCACTTCGACTTGGAGTTGGAGCGGCCGTTGCGCGAGATCATGTTCGCCGATCCGGGCAGCGCCGATGCGGTGTTGCTCGACGAGACCGGGTTCACCCAGCCCGCGCTGTTCGCGTTCGAGGTCGCGCTCTACCGGCTGCTCGAATCCTGGGGCGTGCGACCGGACTTCCTCACCGGGCACTCCATCGGCGAACTGGCCGCCGCGCACGTCGCGGGCGTGTTCTCGCTGCCGGACGCCGCGAAGCTCGTCGGCGCCCGGGCCCGGCTGATGCAGGCGCTGCCCGCCGGCGGGGCGATGATCTCGGTGCAGGCCACCGAGGAGGAGGTCGTGCCGCTGCTCACCGAGCGGGTCGCGATCGCCGCCGTCAACGGCCCGACCGCGCTGGTGCTCGCCGGGGACGAGCCGGACGTGCGCGAGCTCGCCGAGGGGTTCGCGGCGAACGGGCGAAAGACTAAGCGTTTGCGAGTCAGCCATGCGTTTCACTCACCTCTGATGGACACCATGCTGGAGGAATTCGGCCGCACCGCGCGGGAAGTCGGCTACGCCGTCCCGGCGATCCCCGTCGTGTCGAACCTGACCGGTGGGGTCGCCACCGCCGAGCAGCTGTGCGACCCCGGCTACTGGGTGGACCACGTGCGCCACGCCGTGCGGTTTACCGACGGCGTCCGCACCCTCGCCGACCGCGGCGTCGGCACCTGGTGCGAAGTGGGGCCGGACGCGGTGCTCTCCGCACTGGTCACCGGAACCCTCGACGGCGAGGGCGACGTGGTCCCCGCGCAGCGCGCCGGGTGGGACGAGGCGCAGACCGCGATCACCGCGCTGGCCCGGCTGCACACCAGCGGGACCACGCCGCGGTGGACCGAGTTCTTCGCGGGCAGCGGCGCCCGCCGCGCCGACCTGCCGACCTACCCGTTCCAGCACGAGCGCTTCTGGCCGGAGACCACGGCTCCCGCGCTGGAGAACCCCGCTGCCGCAGCGGCATCCGACACCGCGTTCTGGAGCGCGGTCGCCGACGCCGACTACGACGAGCTCGCCGCCGAACTCGACGTGCCCGGCACCGCGCTGTCCGCGGTGCTGCCCGCGCTGTCCGGCTGGCGGGAACGGCAGCAGGAGCAGTCGATCGTCGACTCCTGGCGGCACCGCTTCGGCTGGAAGGCGCTCACCGCATCGACGGCACGGCCCACCGGGACCTGGCTGCTGGTGCTGCCCGCGGGCGGCGCCGAGCAGGTCGCCGACGTGCTCGGCGCGTTCGACGACGCGGTGCGCGTCGAACTCGACGCCCCTGACCGGGCCGCCTGGACCGGCCTGCTTCGCGAGGCGACCGGCGGACGCGCCATCGACGGCGTGGTCTCGCTGCTCGCCACCACCGACACCGGGCGCGCCGCGCCGGTCGGGCCCGCGCGCACCGCGACCCTGCTGCAAGCCCTCGGTGACGCCGGACTCGACGCGCCGCTGTGGACGGTCACCCGGGGTGCCGTCGCCACCGGGCGCGGCGAACCCGTGCCGCACCCGGCCCAGGCCGCCGCGTGGGGGCTCGGCCGCGTCGCCGCGCTCGAACACCCCGACCGCTGGGGCGGGCTGATCGACCTGCCCGCGGAGCTCGACGCGGACACCGCCGGACGGTTCGCGGCGGTGCTCGCCGGGCTCGACGGCGAGGACCAGGTCGCGGTGCGGCCAGGTGCCACCCTCGGCCGCCGGCTGCTGCCCGCGCCCGAACGGCCCGCGCAGCGGTGGAACCCCACCGGCACCGTGCTCGTCACCGGCGGCACCGGCGCCCTCGGCGCCCAGGTCGCCCGGCACCTCGCCGCGGCCGGCGCGCAGCACCTGGTGCTGCTCAGCCGCAGCGGTGCGGCCGCGCCCGGGGCCGTGGAACTCCGCGCCGAACTCGCCGAGCTCGGCACCTCCGCCACCGTCGAAGCCTGCGACGTCGCCGACCGGGACGCGCTGGCCGCCGTGCTCGACGGCATCCCCGCCGCGCACCCGCTGACCGGCGTGGTGCACGCGGCCGGGGTGCTCGACGACGGGGTGCTCGACGGGCTCACCCCCGACCGGTTCGACGCGGTGCTGCGCACCAAGGTCACCGGCGCGCTGCTGCTCGACGAGCTCACCCGCGAGCACGAGCCGACCGCGTTCGTGCTGTTCTCCTCCGCCTCGGCCGCCGTCGGCAACGCCGGGCAGGCCGGGTACGCCGCCGCGAACGCGGTGCTCGACGCGCTCGCCGAGCAGCGGCACGCCGCCGGGCTGCCCGCCACCTCCATCGCCTGGGGCGCCTGGGCCGGTGCGGGGATGGCCGCCGGGCAGGACGCGGCGGACGGCGCCCAGCGCGGTGGCGTGGACGCCATGCGGCCCGACCTGGCGCTGCGGGCGCTCGACGAACTCGCCACCGGGCCGGAACCGGCACCGCTGGTCGCCGCGGTCGGCGAGCGGTTCGCCCGCGCGTTCACCGCGACCCGCCCCAGCCCGCTGCTGCGCGAACTGCCCGGCCACGCCGAGCACGCCGCACCGGCACCCGCCGACCGCGGCTCGCTGCGCGCCGAGCTCGCCGAACTGCCCGCTGGGCGCCGCCGGGACGTGCTGCTGGACCTGGTCCGCGAGCACAGCGCCGACATCCTCGGGCACCCCGGCCCGGACTCCGTCGGCCCCGACCGGGCGTTCCGGGAACTCGGCTTCGACTCGCTGGCCGCCGTGGAGCTGCGCAACCGGCTCGGTGCCGCGAGCGGCCTGCGGCTCGGCGCGACGATGGTCTTCGACCACCCGACGCCCGCCGACCTGGCCGAGCACCTGCTCGCCGAGCTCGGCATCGGCGGCGACCCGGCCGCGGACGACGCGGACGAGGCGCGGATCCGGCGGCTGCTGGCCACCGCACCGCTGTCCGCGCTGCGCGCCGCCGGCGTCCTGGAGGCGCTGGACGGGCTGGACGGGCCGGACGGCGAGCACGCCGACGGCACCGAGACCGGATCCGACGAGTCGATCGACGCGATGGCACTCGACGACCTCGTGCAGGCGGCGCTCGACGGTGCCGTCGAGACCGACTGA